A stretch of DNA from Gimesia chilikensis:
TGCGAATCCACAGCGTCCGTTCGTGGCGATTCTGGGGGGAGCGAAAGTCTCTGACAAGATCAACGTGATCAACAACCTGCTGGGCATTTGTGATAAGGTGCTGATCGGCGGGGCAATGGCTTACACCTTTGCTTTGGCGCAGGGGGGCCAGGTTGGTGACAGCCTGGTAGAGAAGGACAAGGTCGAACTGGCCAAAGAGCTGATCGCCAAAGGGGGCGACAAACTAATGCTGCCGGTCGACACACACTGTGGCGACGACTTTAGCAGCAACTGCAACAAGCAGGTTGTGAAAGCCGGTGAAATCCCCGATGGTTTTGAGGGACTGGACATCGGCCCGGAATCGGCGAAACTATTTGCTGAGACAGTCAAGTCCGCTAAAACAGTGGTCTGGAACGGACCGATGGGTGTGTTCGAAATGCCGCCGTTCGATGAAGGAACCAAAGCGGTTGCCCAGGCGATCGCAGACAGCGATGCGACCAGCATCATTGGTGGTGGCGACAGTGCCGCCGCGATCCAGCAGCTCGGTTTTGCCGATCAGGTCTCGCATGTGAGTACCGGCGGTGGTGCCAGCCTGGCGATGCTGGAAGGTCAGGAATTTGCAGCTGTGAATCTGCTGGATGAAGCCTGATTGAATCCCGCTGAATAATCGAGTTTCTCAGACACAGTCCTTCACGTGAGGGACTGTGTCTTTTTGTTTGGCAATGATCTACTCGCAACCCGGGTAGCGAGGCGGTAGAATAAAGGATGTGGCGGGTTCTGTTTGTGCCACCCGTAAAACTCTGGTGTTATTTCAATAGCTCTCATTAGCAGTAGTGAATGGGGAGTGAGGCAAATGGTGACGTCGTTATTCTCAAGTGAAGAAATCGAGCGGTTTCAGCGAGACGGTTTTGTGGTCGTGGAATCGTTATTCAGTGAGGAAGAAGTAGCGCTACTGGGGCAGATTGGTCGGGCAGACCTGGCGATGCAGCAGGCGACTTTCAGCCGGGCTGACGGAGAAGGGGGCGCGGTCAAACTGAGCGTGGAGAACGAAGTCGGCGAAGACATCTATGGTGCGATTGCCGCCGGTCACCGGGTTGTGGATCGGATGGAAGAACTGCTCGGTGATGAAGTCTACCATTACCACCATAAGATGATCCAGAAAGAAGCGAAAGTGGGTGGTGCCTGGGCATGGCATCAGGATTATGGATACTGGTACAACAATGGTTGCCTGTTTCCGGATATGGCCAGCTGTATGATTGCTGTCGACCGGGCGACCCAGGAGAACGGTTGCCTGCAGGTGCTCAAAGGGAGCCATCTGATGGGGCGGATGAATCA
This window harbors:
- a CDS encoding phosphoglycerate kinase, which codes for MAKKTIENVDVAGKTVLMRVDFNVPLDDDLNITDDRRVRMALPSIKSVIDRGGRLILMSHLGRPKGDAGDAKFSLKPTAACLGKLLDQDVAFATDTVGDDAKAKVAALEDGQVLILENLRFNDGEKKGDAAFAGALAAFADIYCNDAFGTCHRTDASMVAVPEAMDGKPKVVGFLVSKEIQYLSDAIANPQRPFVAILGGAKVSDKINVINNLLGICDKVLIGGAMAYTFALAQGGQVGDSLVEKDKVELAKELIAKGGDKLMLPVDTHCGDDFSSNCNKQVVKAGEIPDGFEGLDIGPESAKLFAETVKSAKTVVWNGPMGVFEMPPFDEGTKAVAQAIADSDATSIIGGGDSAAAIQQLGFADQVSHVSTGGGASLAMLEGQEFAAVNLLDEA
- a CDS encoding phytanoyl-CoA dioxygenase family protein — translated: MVTSLFSSEEIERFQRDGFVVVESLFSEEEVALLGQIGRADLAMQQATFSRADGEGGAVKLSVENEVGEDIYGAIAAGHRVVDRMEELLGDEVYHYHHKMIQKEAKVGGAWAWHQDYGYWYNNGCLFPDMASCMIAVDRATQENGCLQVLKGSHLMGRMNHGKVGDQTGADPERVAAACERFELVYCTLEPGSAIFFHSNLLHRSDQNKSDHPRWGFICCYNTKHNDPYKESRHPQYTPLTKRDDADVLKIGHAQWEQIQADSSL